A section of the Solitalea canadensis DSM 3403 genome encodes:
- a CDS encoding lysophospholipid acyltransferase family protein: MKKLFGYILTPIFYLAFGLMLGIFHIVQIIALKVFGREAHKKSVDILNFFLLYSLIILGTRISVNFKFTPPTDRPIIFTANHQSMFDIPGIIWFLRHYYPKFVSKIELGKGIPSISYNLRHSGAALINRKDSKQALTEIAKLGKLISQHNYGVAIFPEGTRSKNGTMKRFAIGGINVLLKKAPNSLIVPIAIKNTWKLNRWGKFPMSVGEHVSWTVLPGIEPEGKEMETIVQEAEDAVKAEVN, from the coding sequence ATGAAGAAACTATTCGGATATATATTAACCCCCATCTTTTATTTAGCTTTTGGCCTGATGTTAGGCATATTTCATATTGTTCAGATAATTGCTCTAAAGGTTTTTGGGAGAGAAGCTCATAAAAAATCGGTTGATATTCTTAACTTTTTCCTTTTATACAGTTTGATTATTCTTGGAACAAGAATAAGCGTAAATTTTAAGTTTACACCTCCAACTGATCGCCCTATAATATTTACTGCCAATCACCAAAGTATGTTTGACATACCTGGCATCATCTGGTTTCTCCGTCATTATTATCCCAAATTTGTTTCAAAAATTGAATTAGGAAAAGGTATACCAAGTATTTCTTACAACTTGCGACACAGCGGAGCTGCATTAATTAATCGCAAAGATTCTAAACAGGCATTAACAGAAATCGCCAAACTAGGAAAACTCATTTCACAGCATAACTATGGCGTGGCCATTTTCCCTGAAGGAACACGTTCCAAAAATGGAACAATGAAACGCTTTGCAATTGGCGGAATAAACGTATTGTTAAAGAAAGCTCCAAATTCCTTAATTGTTCCGATTGCCATCAAAAACACTTGGAAACTAAATCGTTGGGGTAAATTCCCAATGTCGGTTGGTGAACATGTAAGCTGGACTGTACTTCCGGGCATTGAACCAGAAGGAAAGGAAATGGAGACTATTGTACAAGAAGCCGAAGATGCAGTAAAAGCAGAGGTTAACTAA
- a CDS encoding energy transducer TonB gives MAGKIDLEDSRWCEHVFEGRNKAYGAYDLRKSYSKNMKKGTVLAIVFFSLCVAAPVIAKLISGVMPEDNDIKVVQANELMAPPPVDKTQPPPPPPPSEPPPPPVRSTIKFTPPVVVEDKKVVDEPPPVQEEIKAEVSTQTVKGNDDAPPKIEEPVVGTGGGEAVEDTQEIFYHVEESPEYPGGMDQIGKFIGKTLRYPPMARENGVQGRVTVSFVVEKDGSITDVQVLRGIGSGCDEEAVRVVKAMPKWKAGKQNGKAVRVHFNLPIMFRLD, from the coding sequence ATGGCAGGAAAAATTGATTTAGAAGATAGCAGGTGGTGCGAGCACGTTTTTGAGGGACGTAATAAAGCGTATGGTGCTTACGATCTTCGTAAGTCGTACTCTAAAAACATGAAGAAAGGGACTGTATTGGCCATTGTCTTCTTCTCTCTTTGCGTTGCTGCTCCAGTAATTGCTAAGTTAATCTCAGGTGTAATGCCTGAAGATAACGATATAAAAGTGGTACAGGCCAACGAGTTGATGGCTCCACCTCCGGTGGACAAAACTCAACCACCACCACCACCACCACCATCAGAACCACCGCCACCACCGGTACGTTCAACTATTAAGTTTACGCCACCAGTAGTTGTTGAGGATAAGAAGGTAGTGGATGAACCACCTCCGGTTCAAGAGGAAATTAAGGCTGAAGTTAGTACTCAAACCGTAAAAGGTAACGATGATGCTCCGCCTAAAATTGAAGAACCTGTAGTAGGAACAGGTGGAGGTGAAGCTGTTGAGGATACTCAAGAAATCTTCTACCACGTAGAAGAAAGTCCGGAGTACCCAGGCGGTATGGATCAGATCGGTAAATTCATTGGTAAAACCCTTCGTTACCCTCCTATGGCTCGTGAAAACGGTGTTCAAGGTCGTGTAACTGTTTCTTTCGTTGTTGAGAAAGATGGTTCAATCACTGACGTACAAGTATTGCGTGGTATTGGCTCAGGTTGCGACGAAGAAGCGGTACGTGTGGTAAAAGCCATGCCAAAATGGAAAGCAGGTAAGCAAAATGGTAAAGCCGTTAGGGTTCACTTCAACTTACCAATTATGTTCCGTTTGGACTAA
- a CDS encoding translation initiation factor, which yields MKKNKNISGIMFSTDPNFEYQFEDNEVQETLPPNQQNLRVQLDKKQRGGKAVTLVTGFIGTDTDLQDLGKMLKSKCGVGGTVKDGEILVQGDFREKIMEILQKLNYKVKKIGG from the coding sequence ATGAAAAAGAATAAGAATATTTCAGGGATTATGTTTTCAACAGATCCAAACTTTGAATACCAGTTTGAGGATAACGAAGTTCAGGAAACACTGCCTCCGAACCAACAAAATTTACGAGTACAACTAGATAAAAAACAACGAGGAGGAAAGGCGGTCACATTAGTTACAGGTTTTATCGGTACTGATACTGATCTTCAGGATTTAGGTAAAATGTTGAAGTCAAAATGTGGTGTCGGAGGGACAGTAAAAGACGGAGAAATTCTTGTTCAAGGTGACTTCCGAGAAAAGATTATGGAAATTCTGCAAAAACTTAATTATAAAGTAAAAAAAATTGGTGGTTAA
- a CDS encoding NUDIX domain-containing protein yields the protein MQESINPWKTLNSTEIYDNPWIKLTEHRVINPSGGNGIYGVVSFKNYAIGIVPIDGEGNIWLVGQYRYATNGYSWELPEGGGPLGVDPLESAKRELLEETGLKAETWSLVQELHLSNSVSDEKAFVYLAQGLTQHEAEPEETEQLSIKKIHFNDAFNMVMTGEITDSITVAAILKIKHLLF from the coding sequence ATGCAAGAATCGATTAACCCATGGAAAACATTGAACTCAACCGAGATTTATGATAATCCTTGGATAAAATTAACAGAACACAGGGTGATAAATCCATCCGGTGGAAATGGGATATATGGTGTTGTTTCATTCAAAAATTACGCTATCGGCATTGTTCCAATTGATGGTGAAGGTAATATTTGGTTGGTGGGACAATACAGATATGCCACTAATGGTTATAGCTGGGAACTGCCGGAAGGTGGAGGACCGCTAGGAGTTGATCCTCTTGAATCTGCCAAACGTGAATTATTAGAAGAGACGGGGCTAAAAGCTGAAACCTGGAGCTTGGTTCAGGAGTTACATTTATCTAATTCAGTTTCTGATGAAAAAGCCTTTGTCTACCTTGCGCAGGGTTTAACCCAACATGAAGCCGAACCCGAAGAAACAGAGCAACTTTCAATAAAGAAAATTCATTTTAATGATGCTTTTAATATGGTAATGACCGGAGAAATCACCGATTCAATTACAGTAGCTGCCATCTTAAAAATTAAACACTTACTTTTTTAA
- a CDS encoding ExbD/TolR family protein, translating into MADIDTSGGGGKHKGGKKRGKKLSTRVDFTPMVDLGFLLITFFMLTTSMSKPSTMEINMPFKDEKMNVDDQTKIKESQAMTILLTGKDQIVYYFGIGDKVQNPLVTDYSRNGIRKILLEESKKRNPSIDSISIYRTMLKEKRINEETYKKNVSRIKAFKDGIIVLIKSDDKSRYKNLVDILDEMNITNIGRYAIVDIAPGDLKMINENPYVKK; encoded by the coding sequence ATGGCAGATATAGATACCTCCGGGGGCGGTGGCAAACATAAAGGTGGAAAGAAAAGAGGCAAGAAACTTTCAACCAGGGTAGATTTTACTCCCATGGTTGACTTGGGTTTCCTACTGATTACTTTCTTCATGTTGACCACTTCAATGAGTAAACCCTCAACAATGGAGATTAATATGCCTTTCAAGGATGAGAAAATGAATGTCGATGATCAAACTAAGATCAAAGAATCTCAGGCTATGACTATCCTTTTAACAGGCAAAGATCAGATCGTCTACTATTTTGGTATAGGTGATAAGGTTCAAAATCCTTTGGTAACGGACTATTCTCGTAATGGTATTCGTAAAATATTATTAGAAGAAAGTAAAAAACGTAACCCTTCAATTGATTCAATCAGCATTTATAGAACTATGTTGAAGGAGAAGAGGATAAATGAAGAGACTTACAAAAAGAACGTATCCAGAATTAAGGCATTTAAAGATGGCATTATCGTATTGATAAAATCAGACGATAAATCAAGGTATAAAAACCTTGTGGACATCTTGGATGAGATGAACATTACCAACATTGGTCGTTATGCCATTGTTGATATTGCACCTGGTGATCTGAAAATGATTAATGAAAATCCTTACGTTAAAAAGTAA
- the metK gene encoding methionine adenosyltransferase, with protein MAYLFTSESVSEGHPDKVADQISDALIDNFLAFDPNSKVACETLVTTGQVVLAGEVKSKTYLDVQQIARDVIRKIGYTKSEYMFEANSCGVLSAIHEQSSDINQGVERTKPEDQGAGDQGMMFGYATNETDNYMPLALDIAHQLLIELAALRRENKDITYLRPDAKSQVTIEYSDDHKPVRIDAIVVSTQHDEFDTEDVMAKKITDDIINILIPRVKAKQKPEIQKLFTDNINYHINPTGKFVIGGPHGDTGLTGRKIIVDTYGGKGAHGGGAFSGKDPSKVDRSAAYATRHIAKNLVASGVCSEALVQVSYAIGVAKPMGLYVNTYGSAKVGLTDGEIANKLSEIFDMRPYFIEERLKLRNPIYQETAAYGHMGRKNEVVSKSFSLPDGRSISKEVELFTWEKLDYVDKIKQAFGL; from the coding sequence ATGGCTTATTTATTCACTTCGGAGTCAGTATCAGAAGGACATCCGGATAAAGTTGCCGATCAAATTTCAGATGCTTTAATTGATAACTTTCTGGCTTTTGATCCGAATTCGAAGGTTGCTTGTGAAACACTTGTTACCACTGGTCAGGTTGTTTTAGCAGGAGAGGTTAAATCTAAAACGTATTTAGATGTACAGCAAATAGCCCGTGATGTTATTCGCAAAATTGGTTACACCAAAAGTGAATACATGTTCGAAGCCAATTCGTGCGGTGTATTGTCGGCTATTCATGAGCAATCAAGTGATATAAACCAAGGTGTTGAGCGAACAAAACCTGAAGATCAGGGTGCGGGCGACCAGGGAATGATGTTTGGTTATGCCACAAACGAAACCGATAACTATATGCCTTTGGCGTTAGATATTGCTCATCAACTATTAATTGAACTTGCTGCATTGCGTCGCGAAAATAAGGATATCACTTATTTACGTCCAGATGCTAAATCGCAGGTAACGATTGAATATTCGGATGACCACAAACCTGTTCGTATTGATGCGATCGTTGTTTCAACTCAACATGATGAATTCGATACAGAAGACGTGATGGCTAAGAAGATTACTGATGATATCATTAATATTTTGATTCCTCGTGTTAAGGCTAAGCAAAAACCGGAGATTCAAAAGTTATTCACTGATAATATCAACTACCATATTAATCCAACCGGTAAGTTTGTTATTGGCGGTCCACATGGCGACACCGGATTAACGGGCCGTAAGATCATCGTTGATACTTATGGTGGTAAAGGAGCTCATGGTGGCGGCGCATTCTCGGGTAAAGATCCATCAAAAGTTGACCGTTCTGCAGCTTATGCAACTCGTCATATTGCAAAAAACCTGGTAGCATCAGGTGTTTGTAGTGAAGCTTTGGTACAAGTATCTTATGCTATTGGCGTTGCAAAGCCAATGGGATTATATGTAAATACCTATGGATCTGCTAAAGTTGGCTTAACTGATGGTGAAATTGCTAATAAACTGAGTGAAATTTTTGATATGCGTCCTTATTTTATTGAAGAACGCTTAAAATTAAGAAATCCAATTTACCAGGAAACTGCGGCCTATGGTCACATGGGTCGTAAGAACGAAGTGGTAAGTAAGTCGTTCTCTTTACCTGATGGAAGATCAATTTCCAAAGAAGTGGAATTGTTCACCTGGGAAAAACTCGACTACGTAGATAAAATAAAACAAGCTTTCGGCTTATAG
- a CDS encoding PstS family phosphate ABC transporter substrate-binding protein encodes MNSSLLNKKSTGLVFALVAIFTFSCTNSNQKDKQKPLDTTTSGEISISVDETFQPIIEAELDVMHSIYPKAKINAHYKSETDAINDLLKDSARVAVVTRELTDEELKPLKANNIVVRSHKFAIDAVALIVNPANNDSTLSMNDVRDVFNGSAVKWSDLNDKLSKDEISVVFDNPNSSTVRYMKEIAGKDQFSAKNFFAMKTNAEVIDYVSKHKNALGVIGVNWISDADDATVNGFLKKIKVVAVSPDPDQPGFGEYRKPYQAYIAQKFYPLVRRVYVLSRESHMGLGTGFVAFVVSDKGQRIVLKSGLVPVTMPIRLVQLDNSLFQ; translated from the coding sequence ATGAATAGTTCTCTTTTAAATAAGAAAAGCACTGGGTTGGTGTTCGCGCTGGTTGCAATTTTTACTTTTAGCTGTACAAATAGCAATCAAAAAGATAAGCAAAAACCTCTTGATACTACGACATCAGGCGAAATCAGTATTTCGGTAGATGAAACATTTCAGCCGATTATTGAAGCTGAACTTGATGTGATGCACTCAATTTACCCTAAGGCTAAAATCAATGCGCATTATAAGTCGGAAACCGACGCAATAAATGATTTGTTAAAGGATTCAGCCCGAGTAGCTGTTGTTACAAGAGAACTTACAGATGAAGAGTTAAAACCTCTAAAAGCAAATAATATTGTAGTAAGAAGCCATAAGTTTGCCATTGATGCAGTTGCTTTAATTGTTAATCCTGCAAACAATGATTCTACACTTTCAATGAATGATGTCAGAGATGTGTTTAATGGTTCAGCTGTTAAATGGAGTGACCTTAATGACAAGCTATCAAAAGACGAAATTTCTGTAGTATTTGATAATCCAAATTCAAGTACTGTACGCTACATGAAGGAGATAGCAGGAAAAGATCAATTTTCTGCAAAAAACTTCTTTGCTATGAAAACGAATGCTGAAGTAATTGATTACGTTAGCAAACACAAAAATGCATTGGGTGTAATTGGTGTGAATTGGATTAGTGATGCAGATGATGCAACTGTTAATGGATTTCTTAAGAAAATTAAAGTTGTAGCTGTTTCACCGGATCCGGATCAACCAGGCTTTGGAGAGTATAGAAAACCGTACCAGGCATATATTGCTCAAAAATTTTATCCCTTAGTAAGAAGGGTTTATGTTTTGAGTAGAGAGTCGCACATGGGCTTAGGTACAGGTTTTGTAGCTTTTGTAGTAAGTGATAAGGGGCAGCGAATTGTTTTAAAGTCTGGACTGGTTCCTGTTACAATGCCAATTCGCTTGGTTCAACTTGATAATAGTTTGTTTCAGTAA
- the pckA gene encoding phosphoenolpyruvate carboxykinase (ATP): protein MENELGFKAPHATLSAIGLSNVAAAYWNLSPAELVEEAICRGEGHLVDSGALSIDTGEFTGRSPKDRFIVCDDITEDAVWWGDINIKFEPTKFDHLLHRLQAYLGGKEVFVRDAYACADQNYRLNIRVVTETAYQSLFANNLFLRPTKEEIEKFDPEWTIIAAPGFKADPEIDGTRQHNFAVLNFTRKMIIIGGTGYTGEIKKGIFSALNFILPHQKQVLSMHCSANIGKDGDTAIFFGLSGTGKTTLSADPERALIGDDEHGWAGDTVFNFEGGCYAKCVDLTAEKEPQIYNAIKFGSLLENTRCFAGTSTVDFSNIEVTENTRVSYPIDYIDNAVKPSVGSTPRNIFFLTADAFGVLPPISKLSKSQAMFHFISGYTAKVAGTEAGVTEPQATFSAGFGKAFLPLHPTRYADLLGKKMDEHNVNVWLINTGWTGGPYGIGSRMKLSYTRAMITAALKGELNNVEYITDTIFGLHTPVSCPNVPSEVLNPRNTWENKEAYDQKANDLANRFIKNFEQFADVASNEMKEALPVVSVQV, encoded by the coding sequence ATGGAGAATGAATTAGGATTCAAGGCTCCGCATGCTACATTGTCTGCTATTGGCTTGAGTAATGTAGCCGCCGCCTATTGGAACTTATCACCAGCCGAACTTGTTGAAGAGGCCATTTGTCGCGGGGAAGGACATTTGGTGGATTCTGGCGCATTATCAATTGACACCGGCGAATTTACCGGACGCTCTCCCAAAGATCGCTTTATCGTTTGTGATGATATTACTGAGGACGCCGTATGGTGGGGTGATATCAACATCAAATTCGAGCCAACAAAATTCGATCATTTATTGCATCGCTTACAAGCGTATTTAGGAGGCAAAGAGGTTTTTGTTCGTGATGCTTATGCATGTGCAGACCAAAATTATCGTCTGAATATTCGTGTTGTTACTGAAACAGCTTACCAGAGTTTATTCGCTAATAACTTGTTTCTTCGCCCTACCAAAGAAGAAATTGAAAAATTTGATCCGGAATGGACAATCATTGCTGCTCCTGGATTTAAAGCTGATCCTGAAATCGATGGAACTCGCCAACACAATTTTGCTGTATTAAACTTTACACGCAAAATGATCATTATTGGTGGTACCGGTTATACAGGTGAGATCAAGAAAGGAATTTTCTCTGCACTCAACTTTATTTTACCACATCAGAAGCAAGTGCTGTCAATGCATTGCTCTGCTAATATTGGTAAAGATGGAGATACTGCCATTTTCTTTGGATTATCCGGTACAGGTAAAACAACCTTGTCTGCCGATCCGGAAAGAGCGCTTATCGGTGATGATGAGCATGGTTGGGCAGGGGATACGGTGTTTAATTTTGAAGGAGGTTGCTATGCTAAATGTGTAGACCTTACCGCAGAAAAAGAACCACAGATATATAATGCCATTAAATTCGGATCACTATTAGAAAATACACGCTGCTTTGCAGGTACTTCGACTGTCGATTTCTCTAATATTGAAGTAACGGAAAACACACGTGTATCATATCCTATAGATTATATTGATAACGCGGTAAAACCTTCTGTAGGAAGTACACCTAGGAATATATTCTTTTTAACAGCTGATGCATTTGGAGTTTTACCTCCAATTTCAAAGCTTTCCAAATCACAAGCAATGTTCCACTTCATTTCGGGGTATACTGCAAAAGTAGCCGGAACAGAAGCTGGAGTAACTGAACCACAGGCAACTTTCTCTGCTGGATTCGGTAAGGCGTTCTTGCCATTGCATCCAACACGTTATGCAGATCTGTTAGGAAAGAAAATGGATGAACACAACGTAAATGTATGGTTGATTAATACAGGTTGGACAGGAGGTCCTTATGGAATAGGTTCCCGTATGAAGCTTTCTTACACACGTGCCATGATCACAGCGGCATTAAAAGGAGAGCTTAATAATGTTGAATACATAACGGATACAATATTCGGTCTTCACACGCCAGTATCTTGTCCGAATGTACCTTCTGAAGTGTTGAACCCGCGTAATACCTGGGAAAATAAAGAAGCATATGACCAAAAAGCAAATGATTTGGCAAATCGCTTCATCAAAAATTTTGAACAATTTGCAGATGTTGCTAGTAATGAAATGAAAGAAGCATTACCAGTAGTATCTGTTCAAGTTTAA
- a CDS encoding MotA/TolQ/ExbB proton channel family protein: MANAAQQTAKKVENAKFNSNFAAWVIPTCIAVGILIYIFVLGNPSNFEGGVVGGHPIAEGAGHYLGLVYMGGYVVPILLSLVLINLTVAIERLITISAASGKGSAQAFVSKIRSLLGAGNVDAAIKECDIQKGSVANVVKSTLVKYKEMENEAGLDVDQRILAIQKEIEESTTLELPMLEKNLVITATLASVSTLFALLGTVLGMIKAFSALGNSGAPDSAALAVGISEALINTALGIGNSALATVFYAYFTTRIDTITYAIDEAGYSIIQTFAAKHK; encoded by the coding sequence ATGGCAAACGCAGCACAACAAACAGCTAAAAAAGTAGAGAACGCTAAGTTCAATTCAAATTTTGCGGCTTGGGTAATCCCTACCTGTATCGCGGTAGGTATCTTGATTTACATTTTCGTTTTAGGTAACCCGTCAAACTTTGAGGGTGGAGTAGTAGGTGGACATCCTATAGCAGAAGGTGCTGGACACTATTTGGGTCTTGTGTACATGGGTGGTTATGTAGTTCCAATTCTATTGTCATTGGTATTAATTAACCTAACCGTAGCAATTGAGCGTTTAATTACAATCTCTGCAGCTTCAGGTAAAGGTTCAGCTCAGGCTTTCGTTTCTAAGATCCGCTCATTATTAGGCGCTGGTAACGTTGACGCAGCTATCAAAGAGTGCGACATTCAAAAAGGTTCAGTTGCTAACGTTGTTAAATCTACTTTGGTTAAATACAAAGAGATGGAAAACGAAGCTGGTTTAGATGTTGACCAAAGAATTTTAGCTATTCAGAAAGAAATTGAAGAGTCAACTACTCTTGAATTACCTATGTTAGAGAAAAACTTGGTTATTACTGCAACTTTAGCATCAGTATCAACTCTATTCGCTCTATTAGGTACTGTATTAGGTATGATTAAAGCGTTCTCGGCATTAGGTAACAGTGGAGCTCCAGATTCAGCAGCTCTAGCGGTTGGTATCTCTGAGGCACTTATCAATACTGCATTAGGTATCGGTAACTCAGCTCTTGCAACTGTATTCTACGCTTACTTTACAACTCGTATCGATACTATTACTTACGCAATTGACGAAGCTGGTTATAGCATTATTCAAACTTTTGCTGCTAAACATAAATAA
- a CDS encoding diacylglycerol/lipid kinase family protein, with protein sequence MRKNILFVINPISGGKSKKRVEQLIIDNLDHEKYEYEMAYSNAVDHARKLSRSAVHLGFDTVAAVGGDGTVNEVAKGIMSINANAELGIIPFGSGNGLARHLRIPMDVKKAIDVLNQNTVKVIDTATLNGEPFFNMAGVGFDAHISAMFAHNKKRGLSGYVKSVFRELNNYNSDDYELTVDGKSMSKKAFMISFANSTQFGNNAHIAPLADISDGLLDVAIVKPFPFYQFPMLAWRLMSGTAHRSAFVEVIKAKEIKVIRKENGAVHLDGEPKMLNGQIDIKIRPLSLKVLVPSL encoded by the coding sequence GTGCGGAAAAATATTCTGTTTGTAATAAACCCCATTTCAGGAGGTAAAAGTAAGAAACGTGTTGAGCAACTCATCATTGATAATTTAGATCATGAAAAGTACGAGTATGAAATGGCTTATTCAAACGCCGTTGATCATGCTCGAAAATTATCTCGTTCGGCTGTTCATTTAGGCTTTGACACAGTTGCTGCTGTTGGAGGAGACGGAACCGTTAATGAAGTTGCGAAAGGCATAATGAGTATTAATGCTAATGCCGAATTAGGAATAATTCCATTTGGCTCTGGAAATGGTTTAGCTCGTCACCTTCGCATTCCAATGGACGTGAAAAAGGCGATTGATGTTTTAAACCAGAACACTGTAAAAGTTATTGATACAGCTACTTTAAATGGGGAGCCATTTTTTAATATGGCAGGTGTTGGTTTCGATGCTCATATCAGTGCCATGTTTGCTCATAATAAAAAACGTGGATTATCAGGCTATGTTAAATCTGTTTTCAGGGAGTTGAATAATTACAATTCCGATGACTATGAGTTAACAGTTGATGGAAAGTCAATGAGTAAAAAGGCATTCATGATCAGCTTTGCTAATTCAACTCAATTCGGTAACAATGCACACATTGCGCCTTTGGCAGATATTTCTGACGGACTATTAGATGTGGCAATCGTTAAGCCGTTTCCATTTTATCAGTTCCCGATGTTAGCATGGCGACTTATGTCAGGCACCGCACATCGGTCGGCTTTTGTGGAAGTTATAAAGGCTAAAGAAATAAAAGTAATACGGAAAGAAAATGGCGCTGTTCACCTTGATGGGGAACCTAAAATGCTAAATGGGCAAATCGATATTAAAATAAGGCCACTTTCACTTAAAGTCTTGGTGCCTTCATTATAG
- a CDS encoding ExbD/TolR family protein produces the protein MGKVKVPRKSTYVDMTAMTDVAFLLLTFFMLATQFKPEEAVIVDTPSSTSEIKLPESKVIQITLDKNGRIFFGLEGIEFRKALLDNIASKRQITFTPQEKEEFGQLANFGTPLNELKSYLAMNKDQRKAYNEQAKGVPCDSTQNATNELKDWLIEARRVTNSTAVIAIKGDRDANYPVVKNIISTLQAQKANRFNFITNMEQAPQ, from the coding sequence ATGGGAAAAGTTAAAGTTCCACGTAAAAGTACATATGTCGACATGACCGCTATGACCGACGTGGCTTTCCTGTTGTTGACCTTCTTTATGTTGGCAACACAGTTTAAGCCTGAGGAAGCAGTGATTGTTGATACCCCGTCTTCTACGTCGGAAATAAAACTTCCTGAATCCAAAGTAATTCAGATTACGCTTGACAAAAATGGCAGAATCTTCTTTGGATTAGAAGGAATTGAATTTAGAAAAGCCCTACTGGATAATATAGCTTCTAAAAGACAGATTACTTTCACGCCACAAGAGAAAGAGGAATTTGGTCAGTTAGCTAACTTTGGAACTCCACTTAACGAGTTAAAAAGTTATTTAGCAATGAACAAAGATCAACGCAAGGCATACAATGAACAAGCAAAAGGTGTTCCTTGTGACTCTACTCAAAATGCGACAAATGAATTGAAAGACTGGTTAATTGAAGCACGTCGTGTAACTAATAGCACCGCAGTTATTGCTATTAAAGGCGACCGTGATGCCAATTACCCTGTTGTAAAAAACATCATTTCTACGTTGCAGGCTCAAAAAGCAAACCGTTTTAACTTTATTACCAATATGGAGCAAGCTCCACAATAG